The nucleotide sequence TGGCACCATGGGCACCTTGCGCGCCCATTCTTGCTACAGCCTGATTCAGGGATATTTATGAGCAACGTTGACCACGCCGAAATCGCCAAATTCGAAGCCCTCGCCCATCGCTGGTGGGACCGTGAGAGTGAATTTAAACCGCTGCACGACATCAACCCGCTGCGCGTCAATTGGATTGATGAACGCGTCAGCCTAGCTGGCAAGCAGGTGCTGGACGTCGGTTGCGGCGGTGGCATTCTCAGCGAGTCCATGGCCCAGCGCGGCGCCAGCGTTACCGGTATCGACATGGGTGAAGCACCCCTGGCCGTGGCTCAGCTGCATCAGCTGGAGTCGGGCGTCAATGTTGCGTACCGGCAGATCACCGCCGAAGCCCTGGCCCTTGAGATGCCTGGCCAATTTGACGTGATCACCTGCCTGGAAATGCTTGAGCATGTCCCTGACCCCGCCTCGGTGATACGCGCCTGTTACACCATGGTCAAACCCGGCGGCCAGGTGTTTTTC is from Pseudomonas sp. TMP9 and encodes:
- the ubiG gene encoding bifunctional 2-polyprenyl-6-hydroxyphenol methylase/3-demethylubiquinol 3-O-methyltransferase UbiG, whose protein sequence is MSNVDHAEIAKFEALAHRWWDRESEFKPLHDINPLRVNWIDERVSLAGKQVLDVGCGGGILSESMAQRGASVTGIDMGEAPLAVAQLHQLESGVNVAYRQITAEALALEMPGQFDVITCLEMLEHVPDPASVIRACYTMVKPGGQVFFSTINRNPKAYLFAIIGAEYLLRLLPRGTHDFKKFIRPSELGAWSRDAGFEVKDIIGLTYNPLSKRYKLEADVDVNYMLQTLREE